A single window of Rhizobium sp. SL42 DNA harbors:
- a CDS encoding SMc00767 family acetate metabolism repressor, whose product MTPQTRVKERAEEQSSAMSTDQQAMIRMLANDLHRLNHSIMKAVDAGVSVELVRSARHHGGDGNWGDLLIPVIVTQGTHAA is encoded by the coding sequence ATGACCCCGCAGACACGAGTCAAAGAACGCGCAGAAGAACAGTCATCGGCCATGAGCACCGATCAGCAGGCGATGATCCGCATGCTGGCCAATGACCTGCACCGCCTGAACCATTCCATCATGAAGGCCGTCGATGCCGGCGTATCGGTCGAACTGGTACGCTCCGCCCGCCATCACGGCGGCGATGGCAACTGGGGCGACCTGCTGATCCCGGTGATTGTCACCCAGGGCACCCACGCCGCCTGA
- a CDS encoding cupin domain-containing protein, which yields MNMQDRPGMIGFGRDRFDKPVRFLNGRFDCKVSARDTDGALCIIDTFRDSCGGPPLHYHALQDEWFMVLEGEFLFQLGDQLFHATAGCSIFGPRMVPHSFRNLTDKARMLLVFQPALDIETFFSTGVTLHQAQTDMFDALSLAHHIHNVGPPLSQAQADALRSTAQPEPRPVE from the coding sequence ATGAATATGCAGGATCGACCGGGCATGATCGGCTTTGGCCGCGATCGCTTCGACAAGCCGGTGCGTTTTCTCAACGGTCGCTTCGACTGCAAGGTTTCCGCCCGCGATACCGACGGTGCCCTGTGCATCATTGATACGTTCCGCGACAGCTGCGGCGGTCCGCCGCTGCACTATCACGCCCTGCAGGATGAATGGTTCATGGTGCTGGAAGGGGAGTTTCTGTTCCAGCTGGGCGACCAGCTGTTTCATGCGACAGCAGGCTGCTCCATCTTCGGACCGCGCATGGTGCCCCACAGCTTCCGCAACCTGACGGACAAGGCTCGCATGCTGCTGGTTTTCCAGCCGGCCCTCGACATCGAGACCTTCTTCAGCACCGGCGTCACGCTCCATCAGGCGCAGACGGACATGTTCGATGCCTTGAGCCTCGCCCATCATATCCACAATGTCGGACCGCCGCTGAGCCAGGCCCAAGCCGACGCCCTGCGGTCAACCGCCCAGCCGGAACCTCGTCCCGTCGAATAG
- a CDS encoding ABC transporter ATP-binding protein, with translation MAKSLGPVKRKFSPWTDPDAVPFIRFENVTKRFGDFVAVDNLTLDIYEREFFSLLGPSGCGKTTLMRMLAGFEQPTSGRILLQGKDLSGTPPYKRPTNMMFQSYALFPHMTVEKNIAFGLEQDSLPKGEIDARVAEMLKLVKLDQFAKRKPNQLSGGQRQRVALARSLAKRPKVLLLDEPLGALDRKLREETQFELMDIQTKLGLTFLIVTHDQEEAMTVSDRIAVMDKGCLIQVATPAEIYEAPNSRYVADFIGDINILEGKLVSRDATTGTDIVKVDCEGITVAVEQNCAASPGNSVAFAIRPEKVRISLDQPVDISSNALHGEVWDIGYLGDFSVFIVKLDDGRMFRAAQANVARLVDRPITFGDMVWLSWSADAGLVLTR, from the coding sequence ATGGCGAAATCTCTGGGGCCAGTAAAGCGTAAATTCTCACCATGGACCGATCCGGACGCGGTTCCCTTCATCCGCTTCGAAAATGTCACGAAACGCTTCGGTGATTTTGTTGCGGTCGACAATCTGACGCTCGACATCTACGAGCGCGAGTTTTTCTCGCTGCTGGGGCCGTCGGGATGTGGCAAGACGACGCTGATGCGCATGCTGGCCGGCTTCGAGCAGCCGACCTCTGGCCGCATCCTGCTGCAGGGCAAGGACCTGTCGGGTACGCCGCCATACAAGCGCCCGACCAACATGATGTTCCAGTCCTACGCGCTCTTCCCGCACATGACGGTCGAAAAGAACATCGCCTTCGGCCTTGAACAGGACAGCCTGCCCAAGGGTGAGATCGACGCGCGCGTCGCCGAAATGCTGAAGCTGGTCAAGCTCGACCAGTTTGCCAAGCGCAAGCCGAACCAGTTGTCCGGTGGCCAGCGCCAGCGCGTGGCGCTGGCCCGTTCGCTTGCCAAGCGCCCCAAGGTCCTGCTCCTCGACGAGCCGCTCGGCGCGCTTGACCGCAAGCTGCGCGAGGAAACCCAGTTCGAGCTGATGGACATCCAGACCAAGCTCGGCCTGACCTTCCTCATCGTCACCCATGACCAGGAAGAGGCGATGACGGTATCCGATCGCATTGCCGTCATGGACAAGGGTTGCCTCATCCAGGTCGCAACCCCGGCCGAGATCTACGAAGCGCCCAACAGCCGATATGTCGCCGACTTCATCGGTGACATCAACATTCTCGAAGGCAAGCTGGTCAGCCGCGATGCGACAACCGGTACCGATATCGTCAAGGTCGATTGCGAAGGCATAACCGTTGCCGTGGAGCAGAACTGCGCGGCATCCCCCGGCAATTCGGTCGCCTTCGCCATCCGGCCTGAAAAGGTGCGCATCTCGCTCGATCAGCCGGTCGATATCTCGAGCAATGCCCTGCATGGCGAAGTCTGGGACATCGGCTATCTCGGCGATTTTTCCGTTTTCATCGTCAAGCTGGATGACGGCCGCATGTTCCGTGCAGCCCAGGCCAATGTCGCGCGCCTTGTCGACCGGCCGATCACCTTCGGCGACATGGTGTGGCTGTCCTGGTCGGCGGATGCCGGCCTTGTCCTAACCCGCTGA
- a CDS encoding helix-turn-helix domain-containing protein, which produces MAENKIFAGPRVRRIRNGLGLTQTAMAEALEISPSYLNLIERNQRPLTVQLLLKLASVYKVDLDELQGEAGGTASQLREVFADPLLSGELPGDQELIEIAGAAPNAANGIVKLYRAYREQAARLSDLADLLAREGHETSLSGARLPTDEVREVIERRANFHARIEDSAEAFHAALGLVAGDDLAVALKAWLRNKHGIVVRALPVQAMPSLRRRYDRHSMRLFLSERLSAFDQLREVAMEVCLLALNDEIQTTLDELALTSGEARRLGRFELARYAAHALMMPYSAFLSAAQRARYDVDVLRARFNVSFEQAANRLTMLQRPGAQGVPFFLLEVDNAGNRFRRSGAQGFPQAKFGGLCPKLNIHVAFAQPAQLLVDHVQMPDGAGFLTVSRTLEGPQAGFGERVRRTAVLIGCDIAQADEVIYADAVRAPAVAPVPIGTACRLCERSGCLSRAEPPLTRPLGLDEMVTGLSAFDFQ; this is translated from the coding sequence ATGGCTGAAAACAAGATCTTTGCCGGCCCGCGTGTCCGCCGTATCCGCAATGGTCTGGGGCTGACTCAGACGGCCATGGCCGAGGCACTGGAAATCTCGCCGTCCTATCTCAATCTGATCGAGCGTAACCAGCGCCCGCTGACGGTCCAGCTGCTGTTGAAGCTGGCATCCGTCTACAAGGTCGATCTGGACGAGCTGCAGGGCGAGGCGGGGGGCACGGCGAGCCAGCTGCGCGAGGTCTTCGCCGATCCGCTCCTGTCCGGCGAGTTGCCCGGCGACCAGGAGCTGATCGAGATCGCCGGAGCGGCGCCCAACGCGGCAAACGGCATCGTCAAGCTTTACCGCGCCTACCGCGAGCAGGCGGCGCGGCTTTCCGACCTCGCCGACCTTCTGGCCCGCGAGGGACACGAGACCTCGCTGTCGGGCGCCAGGCTGCCGACCGATGAAGTGCGCGAGGTGATCGAGAGGCGCGCAAACTTTCACGCCCGCATCGAGGATTCAGCCGAGGCATTTCACGCGGCGCTCGGATTGGTCGCCGGCGATGATCTCGCGGTCGCCCTCAAGGCCTGGCTGCGAAACAAGCATGGCATTGTCGTACGTGCCTTGCCGGTGCAGGCCATGCCGTCCTTGCGCCGGCGCTACGACCGCCACTCCATGCGGCTGTTTTTGTCCGAGCGCCTGTCGGCTTTCGACCAATTGCGCGAGGTGGCGATGGAAGTCTGCCTGCTGGCGTTGAATGACGAGATCCAGACGACGCTGGATGAACTGGCCCTGACGTCCGGCGAGGCGAGACGTCTCGGCCGTTTCGAACTGGCGCGTTATGCGGCCCATGCGTTGATGATGCCTTACAGTGCCTTCCTGTCGGCGGCCCAGCGCGCCCGCTATGATGTCGATGTGCTGCGCGCCCGCTTCAATGTATCGTTCGAGCAGGCGGCCAATCGCCTGACCATGCTGCAGCGGCCGGGCGCGCAGGGCGTGCCGTTTTTCCTGCTCGAGGTGGACAATGCCGGCAACCGCTTCCGCCGCAGCGGCGCGCAGGGCTTTCCCCAGGCGAAATTCGGCGGCCTCTGTCCCAAGCTCAACATTCATGTCGCCTTTGCCCAGCCGGCCCAGCTTCTGGTCGATCACGTCCAGATGCCGGATGGCGCAGGCTTTTTGACCGTTTCGCGCACGCTGGAGGGCCCGCAGGCGGGTTTCGGCGAACGCGTAAGGCGCACTGCTGTGCTGATCGGCTGCGACATCGCGCAGGCGGATGAAGTGATTTATGCGGATGCCGTCCGCGCGCCGGCGGTTGCGCCCGTTCCGATCGGTACGGCCTGTCGGTTGTGCGAGCGTTCCGGCTGTCTGTCGCGTGCCGAGCCGCCTCTGACGCGCCCGCTCGGGCTCGATGAAATGGTCACGGGATTGAGCGCCTTCGATTTCCAGTAA
- a CDS encoding LysR family transcriptional regulator produces MKNIAWDSYQLFLHVARLGGLTGAASASGLSPATIGRRMVALEEELGRALFHRSQTGYTLTGDGRALLDHLGELEAASRKVDIWRRGQASDALVRIAVGTWNGWLLAENFPAIRQERDAFRIDLFIGEQRASLAHRESDIGMRAFEPEELNLAALLAGEVAYAPYRARNTFDAGPERWLAVDRENAISAYLRWPHEQAPDRIIATVNRPRSLRDLALAGAGVAVLPCFVGDLEPRLQRAGDEIVELRHRQWIVMNNDDRHRTEIRVVVDRMMGLFKAHRELFDGTRFRLGG; encoded by the coding sequence ATGAAAAACATAGCCTGGGATTCCTATCAGCTTTTCCTGCACGTCGCCCGGCTGGGTGGTCTGACCGGAGCGGCGTCGGCCAGCGGGCTGAGCCCTGCCACGATCGGGCGTCGCATGGTCGCGCTGGAGGAGGAACTGGGCCGCGCGCTGTTTCACCGCAGCCAGACCGGCTACACCTTGACCGGCGACGGCAGGGCCTTGCTCGATCATCTGGGCGAGCTGGAAGCGGCATCGCGCAAAGTCGACATCTGGCGTCGGGGGCAGGCATCCGATGCCCTGGTGCGGATTGCGGTCGGCACCTGGAATGGCTGGCTGCTGGCGGAGAACTTTCCGGCCATTCGCCAGGAGCGCGACGCTTTTCGCATCGATCTCTTTATCGGCGAGCAGCGTGCAAGCCTGGCGCACCGGGAAAGCGACATCGGCATGCGTGCCTTTGAGCCGGAGGAACTCAACCTTGCGGCCTTGCTTGCCGGGGAGGTCGCTTATGCACCCTACCGCGCCCGCAACACCTTCGATGCCGGACCTGAACGCTGGCTGGCGGTCGATCGGGAAAACGCCATTTCGGCCTATCTGCGCTGGCCGCATGAGCAGGCGCCGGACCGGATCATCGCCACCGTCAATCGGCCGCGCTCGCTCAGGGATCTGGCGCTGGCGGGTGCGGGCGTCGCCGTGCTGCCGTGTTTTGTCGGCGATCTCGAGCCGCGGCTGCAGAGGGCGGGTGACGAGATTGTCGAACTGCGCCATCGCCAGTGGATCGTGATGAACAATGATGATCGCCATCGCACCGAGATCCGCGTGGTTGTCGATCGCATGATGGGCCTGTTCAAGGCGCATCGGGAACTATTCGACGGGACGAGGTTCCGGCTGGGCGGTTGA
- a CDS encoding AsmA family protein, which translates to MSKKLHSRQQPGRRRRRLLRLVIVVSAGVILASVLLRIAAPHLISSSLVRSAIGSAVSGWTGHDVTIDGPPVISFWPEPRVTLTDVSVHKLDGGSDQLLAEIDELSASFGFYSAIRGQPQFSEFRFVRPRIRIERDRDGKLDWSNEGRLTAAVRDAHRNDAGQQTIDPSLDAAVDSVQVVDGEVTLADEASGREFVAQGLQADIDWPRLSSAFDAKASLSFEGRPVTLQIQTDSPLMLIGGDVADVVLGVDVKGLSGRFQGKANLMKARLGDGSLELNATDVPAFAAFSGLRLAGSEDWQTASLKTNLVTAAKELRFEDLSFQINGNSGDGFLALTQPDQTRPTVNGTLALDRLDLAGLLRGLEIDVDDKAEARLPGFVDWFDFDVTVSARTATLAPFELTGLGASLIGKGDSLKLVIGDAAFLGGSLSARFSRPDSAIGQDAELNVSLEDIDVERLMDGLALDGTVPAGQASVDLAARLPNGGQAGGQASGQAGGQTDGNAGGLRQSFETMSGTLRFRADDGVLRNFDADGLRAMAKGHAYFQLSAAGDADFAFSHFDLTARFDHGSAEIEKAEIAGSSETLTLSGIAPFTRQALALRGELTPIDDGDANADESLSFFIGGVWSDPVISPVPTNAPSPSVAPRLPASPAP; encoded by the coding sequence GCGGTCAGCGGCTGGACAGGGCATGACGTGACGATCGACGGGCCGCCGGTCATCAGCTTCTGGCCGGAGCCACGGGTGACGCTGACCGATGTCAGCGTGCACAAGCTTGACGGCGGCAGCGATCAATTGCTGGCAGAAATCGATGAACTGTCAGCCTCGTTCGGCTTCTACTCCGCCATCCGTGGCCAACCACAGTTCTCAGAATTTCGATTTGTCCGTCCGAGGATCAGAATCGAGCGCGACAGGGACGGCAAGCTCGATTGGAGCAACGAGGGCAGGCTGACCGCTGCCGTGCGCGACGCACACCGCAACGATGCCGGGCAGCAGACGATCGATCCCAGCCTGGACGCCGCGGTCGACAGCGTGCAGGTCGTCGATGGCGAGGTCACGCTGGCCGACGAAGCGTCAGGGCGGGAGTTCGTCGCCCAGGGACTGCAAGCGGACATCGACTGGCCACGGCTGTCCAGCGCTTTCGACGCCAAGGCATCCTTGAGCTTCGAGGGCCGGCCGGTCACGTTGCAGATCCAGACAGATTCACCTCTTATGCTTATCGGCGGCGACGTGGCGGATGTGGTTCTCGGGGTTGATGTCAAAGGTCTGAGCGGCCGCTTCCAGGGCAAGGCGAACCTGATGAAGGCTCGGCTCGGCGATGGCAGTCTCGAGCTCAATGCAACGGATGTCCCGGCATTTGCCGCCTTCAGCGGCCTTCGTCTTGCCGGCAGCGAGGATTGGCAAACCGCCTCACTGAAGACAAATCTCGTCACAGCGGCCAAGGAACTGCGGTTTGAAGACCTGTCCTTCCAGATCAACGGCAACAGTGGCGACGGTTTCCTCGCGCTGACGCAGCCGGACCAGACGCGTCCGACGGTAAACGGCACGCTGGCGCTTGACCGGCTCGACCTTGCCGGATTGCTGCGCGGTCTCGAAATCGATGTCGACGACAAGGCGGAAGCCCGTTTGCCGGGCTTTGTCGACTGGTTCGATTTCGATGTGACGGTATCGGCACGCACCGCGACATTAGCACCGTTCGAACTGACGGGTCTCGGCGCCAGCCTGATCGGCAAGGGGGACAGCCTGAAGCTGGTGATCGGCGATGCGGCGTTTCTCGGCGGTTCGCTGAGCGCCCGGTTTTCCCGCCCGGACTCTGCGATTGGCCAGGATGCGGAACTCAACGTGTCTCTCGAGGACATCGACGTTGAACGGCTGATGGATGGCCTGGCTCTGGACGGCACGGTGCCGGCCGGACAAGCCTCGGTCGATCTGGCGGCACGCCTGCCAAACGGTGGTCAGGCCGGTGGTCAGGCTAGTGGTCAGGCCGGCGGGCAGACAGACGGGAACGCTGGTGGGCTCAGGCAAAGCTTCGAGACCATGTCCGGAACGCTGCGGTTTCGCGCCGATGACGGGGTGTTGCGCAATTTTGATGCCGACGGTCTTCGGGCGATGGCCAAAGGGCACGCCTATTTTCAGCTCAGTGCGGCCGGCGATGCCGATTTTGCTTTCAGCCATTTCGACCTCACGGCGCGCTTCGATCATGGATCGGCCGAAATCGAGAAAGCCGAGATCGCCGGCAGCAGCGAAACACTGACATTGAGCGGGATTGCGCCCTTCACGCGTCAGGCGCTGGCCCTGCGGGGGGAACTGACCCCGATTGATGATGGCGACGCGAATGCCGACGAGTCTCTGTCATTCTTCATCGGCGGCGTCTGGTCCGATCCGGTGATTTCTCCGGTGCCGACGAATGCCCCGTCGCCCTCCGTCGCGCCACGCCTGCCCGCCAGTCCCGCGCCCTGA
- the aceA gene encoding isocitrate lyase: protein MTDFYNLVPNAPKGRYDGIQRSYTADDVKRLRGSVEIKHSLAEMGANRLWKLIHEEDFVNALGALSGNQAMQMVRAGLKAIYLSGWQVAADANTASSMYPDQSLYPANAAPELAKRINKTLQRADQIETQEGNGLSVETWFAPIVADAEAGFGGPLNSFEIMKAFIEAGAAGVHYEDQLASEKKCGHLGGKVLIPTQAHIRNLSAARLAADVMGTPTLIIARTDAEAAKLLTSDIDERDRPFVDYDAGRTAEGFYQVKNGIEPCIARAIAYAPHCDMIWMETSKPDLEQARKFAEAVHKVHPGKKLAYNCSPSFNWKKNLDDATIAKYQKELGAMGYKFQFITLAGFHQLNYGMFELARGYKDRQMSAYSELQQAEFAAEVNGYTATKHQREVGTGYFDAVSLAISGGQSSTTAMGESTEHDQFRPAAE, encoded by the coding sequence ATGACTGATTTTTACAATCTCGTTCCGAACGCACCGAAGGGCCGCTATGACGGCATCCAGCGCAGCTACACAGCCGACGACGTCAAGCGCCTGCGCGGCTCGGTCGAGATCAAGCATTCGCTCGCCGAGATGGGTGCCAATCGCCTTTGGAAGCTGATCCACGAGGAAGACTTCGTCAACGCGCTCGGCGCACTCTCGGGCAACCAGGCGATGCAGATGGTCCGCGCCGGCCTGAAGGCGATCTATCTGTCCGGTTGGCAGGTTGCCGCCGACGCGAACACCGCCTCTTCGATGTATCCCGATCAGTCGCTCTATCCGGCCAATGCGGCACCGGAACTCGCCAAGCGCATCAACAAGACGCTGCAGCGCGCCGACCAGATCGAAACCCAGGAAGGCAACGGCCTTTCGGTCGAAACGTGGTTCGCACCGATCGTCGCCGATGCCGAGGCTGGTTTCGGCGGACCGCTCAACTCCTTCGAGATCATGAAGGCCTTTATCGAGGCAGGCGCTGCCGGCGTTCACTATGAAGACCAGCTCGCGTCGGAAAAGAAGTGTGGCCATCTAGGCGGCAAAGTTCTGATCCCGACCCAGGCGCATATCCGCAACCTTTCCGCGGCCCGGCTGGCTGCGGATGTGATGGGTACGCCGACGCTGATCATCGCCCGCACCGATGCCGAGGCTGCCAAGCTATTGACGTCCGATATCGACGAGCGCGACCGGCCATTCGTTGACTATGATGCCGGACGCACGGCGGAGGGCTTCTACCAGGTGAAGAACGGCATCGAGCCGTGCATTGCCCGCGCGATCGCCTATGCACCGCATTGCGACATGATCTGGATGGAAACTTCCAAGCCGGACCTCGAGCAGGCGCGCAAGTTTGCCGAGGCGGTGCACAAGGTGCATCCGGGCAAGAAGCTCGCCTATAACTGCTCGCCGTCGTTCAACTGGAAGAAGAACCTGGATGACGCGACGATCGCCAAGTACCAGAAGGAACTCGGCGCGATGGGCTACAAGTTCCAGTTCATCACGCTCGCCGGCTTCCATCAGCTGAACTACGGCATGTTCGAACTGGCTCGCGGCTACAAGGATCGCCAGATGTCGGCCTATTCCGAGCTGCAGCAGGCGGAATTTGCCGCCGAGGTCAACGGCTACACCGCGACCAAGCACCAGCGCGAAGTCGGCACCGGCTATTTCGATGCGGTATCGCTGGCGATTTCCGGCGGCCAGTCCTCGACGACCGCGATGGGCGAATCCACCGAACACGACCAGTTCCGCCCGGCGGCGGAATAA
- a CDS encoding polyamine ABC transporter substrate-binding protein codes for MKAHFIRTASVALATIFIASAVQAQERVVHVYNWSDYIDESVLEDFTKETGIKVVYDVFDSNELLETKLLAGGSGYDVVVPTGPFLARQITAGVFQKLDKAKLPNLSNMWPDISERLAKYDPGNEYAVNYMWGTTGIGYNTAKLKEALGADFKVDSWDAIFKPENAEKLKACGINILDASDETFAISMNYIGKDPDSKETADLEAGGAVYSQIRPFVKTFNSSSYIDDLANGDICLTIGWSGDILQAKARAEEAKNGVEIEYVIPKEGTYMWFDNLAIPADAKNVAEAHEFINYLMKPDVIAKASNYVQYANGNLASQALLDEAVIKNPSVYPTEETVKKLFTISPYGPKEQRVLNRVWTQIKTGS; via the coding sequence ATGAAGGCTCATTTCATTCGTACGGCGTCGGTGGCCCTCGCGACGATCTTCATCGCATCGGCTGTCCAGGCGCAGGAGCGTGTCGTCCACGTCTACAACTGGTCGGATTACATCGATGAGTCCGTCCTTGAGGATTTCACCAAGGAAACCGGGATCAAGGTCGTCTATGACGTCTTCGATTCGAACGAATTGCTGGAGACCAAGCTGCTGGCCGGCGGCTCCGGTTATGATGTCGTCGTGCCGACCGGTCCGTTCCTGGCCCGCCAGATCACAGCCGGCGTTTTCCAGAAGCTCGACAAGGCGAAGCTGCCGAACCTTTCCAACATGTGGCCGGATATTTCCGAGCGCCTGGCAAAATACGATCCCGGCAACGAATATGCCGTCAACTACATGTGGGGCACCACCGGCATCGGCTACAATACCGCCAAGCTCAAGGAAGCGCTGGGCGCCGACTTCAAGGTCGACAGCTGGGATGCGATCTTCAAGCCGGAAAATGCTGAAAAGCTGAAGGCCTGTGGCATCAACATTCTCGACGCCTCGGACGAGACCTTCGCGATCTCGATGAACTACATTGGCAAGGACCCGGACAGCAAGGAGACCGCGGATCTCGAAGCCGGTGGCGCGGTCTACTCCCAGATCCGCCCATTCGTAAAGACCTTCAACTCGTCCTCCTATATCGATGATCTCGCCAATGGCGACATCTGCCTGACGATCGGCTGGTCTGGCGACATCCTCCAGGCCAAGGCGCGTGCCGAAGAAGCCAAGAATGGCGTCGAGATCGAATATGTGATCCCGAAGGAAGGCACCTATATGTGGTTCGACAATCTGGCGATCCCGGCGGATGCCAAGAATGTCGCAGAGGCCCATGAATTCATCAATTATCTGATGAAGCCGGACGTGATCGCCAAGGCATCCAACTATGTCCAGTACGCCAACGGCAACCTTGCCTCGCAGGCATTGCTCGATGAGGCGGTGATCAAGAACCCGTCCGTCTATCCGACTGAAGAGACCGTCAAGAAGCTCTTCACCATCTCGCCCTACGGGCCGAAGGAGCAGCGGGTGCTCAACCGGGTCTGGACCCAGATCAAGACCGGCAGCTAA
- a CDS encoding DUF6460 domain-containing protein, with protein MIKIALASLIAGSFLSFFGLSPRAVLDYFGVTPDEIHAAMIAGFGWAAPRMLLGAMIVLPLWLITYILLPPRD; from the coding sequence TTGATAAAGATCGCGCTGGCGTCGCTGATTGCCGGCTCGTTCCTGTCGTTTTTCGGGCTCTCGCCGAGAGCCGTTCTTGACTATTTCGGCGTCACACCCGACGAGATCCACGCTGCTATGATTGCCGGGTTCGGCTGGGCCGCCCCGCGCATGCTGCTCGGCGCCATGATCGTCCTGCCGCTTTGGCTGATCACCTATATCCTGCTGCCGCCACGCGACTAG
- a CDS encoding ABC transporter permease — translation MKSGKFDATVLTLGFAFLYIPILILVIYSFNDSKLVTVWGGFSLKWYREMWSNAGLMDAAWVTLRVGLLSASLGTILGTLTALALVRYGRFPGRLLFSGMVYAPLVMPEVITGLSLLLLFVAVGVDRGLVTVIIAHTTFTMCYVAIVVQSRLLTFDTSLEEAAQDLGCPPVKTFFKITLPLILPAVISGWMLAFTLSLDDLVIASFTTGPGATTLPIKIYSQVRLGVTPEINAVCTILIGIVTIGVIIASLTTKQRELQRQRDEHVAARATS, via the coding sequence ATGAAATCGGGTAAATTCGACGCGACGGTCCTGACCCTCGGCTTCGCCTTCCTCTACATTCCGATCCTGATCCTGGTGATCTACTCGTTCAACGATTCCAAGCTCGTCACCGTCTGGGGCGGCTTCTCGCTGAAATGGTATCGCGAGATGTGGTCGAATGCCGGGCTGATGGATGCCGCCTGGGTGACGCTCAGGGTGGGGTTGCTAAGCGCATCGCTCGGCACGATCCTGGGCACGCTGACCGCGCTCGCCCTGGTGCGCTACGGCCGTTTTCCCGGCCGCCTGCTGTTTTCCGGCATGGTCTATGCGCCGCTGGTCATGCCGGAAGTAATCACCGGCCTGTCGCTGCTTCTGCTGTTTGTCGCCGTCGGCGTCGATCGCGGCCTGGTCACGGTGATCATCGCCCATACGACATTCACCATGTGCTACGTGGCGATCGTCGTGCAGTCGCGATTGCTCACCTTCGACACCAGCCTGGAGGAAGCCGCCCAGGATCTCGGCTGCCCGCCGGTCAAGACCTTCTTCAAGATCACCCTGCCGCTGATCCTGCCGGCCGTCATTTCCGGCTGGATGCTGGCCTTTACCCTGTCGCTCGACGACCTCGTGATCGCGAGCTTCACCACTGGCCCGGGCGCAACGACGCTGCCGATCAAGATCTATTCGCAGGTGCGCCTCGGCGTGACGCCGGAAATCAATGCCGTCTGCACCATTCTGATCGGCATCGTCACCATCGGCGTCATCATCGCGTCCCTTACCACCAAGCAAAGGGAACTGCAGCGCCAGCGCGATGAGCATGTCGCGGCGCGGGCAACTTCATAG
- a CDS encoding ABC transporter permease subunit — protein sequence MAEPVSTSKSDPARWLVVVIPYLWMVLFFVAPFLIIVKISLSDTAIAMPPYTPVFEGLASIRDYLSQLDFENYFFLLEDPLYMNAYLSSLRIATISTLLLLLIGYPMALAMARASVTIRPTLLMLVILPFWTSFLIRVYAWIGILKPEGLLTIVLHSLGLMDPNDQVQIFRTETAVFIGIVYSYLPFMVLPLYSALEKLDGTLLEAASDLGCPPWKAFWKITFPLSIPGVIAGSMICFIPITGEFVIPDLLGGAETLMIGKTLWTEFFGNRDWPLASAVAVVLLLMLVVPIAIFQNQQQKA from the coding sequence ATGGCCGAACCAGTCTCGACAAGCAAATCCGATCCGGCCCGCTGGCTGGTCGTCGTCATTCCCTATCTCTGGATGGTGCTGTTCTTCGTTGCACCCTTCCTGATCATCGTGAAGATCTCGCTGTCGGACACGGCAATCGCCATGCCGCCCTACACGCCGGTCTTCGAAGGCCTTGCCTCGATCCGCGACTATCTCTCGCAGCTGGATTTCGAGAACTATTTCTTCCTGCTCGAAGACCCGCTCTACATGAACGCCTACCTGTCCTCGCTGCGGATCGCGACGATCTCGACGCTTCTTCTGCTGTTGATCGGCTATCCCATGGCACTGGCCATGGCGCGCGCCTCCGTCACCATCCGCCCGACATTGCTGATGCTGGTCATCCTGCCGTTCTGGACGTCGTTCCTGATCCGCGTTTATGCCTGGATCGGCATCCTGAAGCCGGAGGGGCTTTTGACCATCGTGCTGCATTCGCTCGGCCTGATGGATCCGAACGATCAGGTGCAGATCTTCCGCACCGAGACCGCCGTCTTCATCGGCATCGTCTATTCCTATCTGCCTTTCATGGTCCTGCCGCTCTATTCGGCGCTGGAAAAGCTCGACGGAACGCTGCTTGAGGCGGCAAGCGATCTCGGCTGCCCGCCTTGGAAAGCGTTCTGGAAGATCACCTTCCCGCTATCCATCCCGGGTGTGATCGCCGGTTCGATGATCTGCTTCATCCCGATCACCGGCGAATTCGTCATCCCGGATCTGCTCGGTGGCGCCGAGACACTGATGATCGGCAAGACGCTGTGGACGGAATTCTTCGGCAATCGTGACTGGCCGCTCGCCTCCGCCGTGGCCGTCGTTCTGCTCCTGATGCTGGTCGTGCCGATCGCGATCTTCCAGAACCAGCAGCAGAAAGCCTGA